A genomic region of bacterium contains the following coding sequences:
- a CDS encoding holo-ACP synthase has translation MSDILGLGIDVVSLARFSKLFRSGREERLRRHVFSEREWPRDLGAEISPGLLARLSARFAVKEAAMKALGCGWGQGSFFHEFEVVPEPGGGVSLELHGNARNLARERGINRWFISIAHERYYSVATALALRDG, from the coding sequence TTGAGCGACATCCTGGGGCTGGGCATAGACGTGGTCTCGCTGGCGCGCTTCAGCAAGCTCTTCCGCTCGGGGCGCGAGGAGCGGCTGCGGCGCCACGTGTTCAGCGAGCGGGAGTGGCCGCGGGACTTGGGGGCCGAGATTTCGCCGGGCCTGTTGGCCAGGCTCTCCGCCCGCTTCGCCGTCAAGGAAGCGGCGATGAAGGCCTTGGGCTGCGGCTGGGGGCAGGGTTCCTTCTTCCACGAGTTCGAGGTGGTGCCCGAGCCCGGCGGCGGGGTCAGCCTCGAGCTCCACGGAAACGCCCGGAATCTGGCCCGGGAGCGGGGGATCAACCGCTGGTTCATCTCCATCGCCCACGAGCGCTACTACTCCGTGGCCACGGCCCTGGCCCTACGGGACGGGTGA
- a CDS encoding lipid-A-disaccharide synthase: MTRPYQLLISAGEASGDLHAAGLLRALRVKFPDLAARGLGGPLLKEAGVDLDLVYGDLALIGIAEAFSKLGQVRRALDTLDRALEGCDAAVFVDFAGFNKLLARRARRRGVPVVYY; the protein is encoded by the coding sequence ATGACCCGTCCGTACCAGCTCCTCATCTCCGCCGGGGAGGCCTCGGGCGACCTGCACGCCGCGGGGCTTCTACGCGCATTGCGGGTGAAATTCCCCGACCTGGCGGCCCGGGGCCTTGGCGGGCCGTTACTCAAGGAGGCCGGGGTTGACCTCGACCTCGTCTACGGCGACCTGGCGCTCATCGGCATCGCCGAGGCCTTCTCGAAACTGGGTCAGGTCCGGCGGGCGCTGGATACCCTGGACCGGGCGCTCGAGGGTTGCGACGCGGCGGTCTTTGTGGACTTCGCCGGGTTCAATAAATTACTCGCGCGGCGGGCCCGGCGCCGCGGGGTTCCCGTCGTCTACTAC